The following proteins are co-located in the Desulfobacterales bacterium genome:
- the atpG gene encoding ATP synthase F1 subunit gamma, which translates to MASLKEVQAKIQSVKKTKKITRAMNMVASSKLKGAQSAMESFRPYAEKFSEVLGNIADKAGEESSPLLVAPEETSNTHIVLMTSDRGLCGGFNTHLIETAEEFANEKLGRGHKISFTNFGKKGRDWCRKHKFQRDKEYLGVVGGRFGFNVASTAGQELINAFLNESYDEVYVVYAQFKGMASQPPAIKQLLPIPVIEPGETAEAADESAPYMAEHIIEPSPDELLNEMLPRNVYIQLYNALLETSTSEHAARMKAMDNATQACDDMIESLTLTYNKARQAAITMELMDIVGGAEALKG; encoded by the coding sequence ATGGCGTCGTTAAAAGAAGTCCAGGCAAAAATTCAAAGTGTCAAGAAGACCAAAAAGATTACCCGGGCCATGAATATGGTGGCGTCTTCAAAATTGAAAGGCGCCCAATCCGCCATGGAATCGTTTCGGCCCTATGCTGAAAAATTCTCCGAGGTACTGGGCAACATTGCCGATAAAGCCGGGGAAGAGAGCAGCCCCTTGTTGGTGGCACCGGAAGAAACCAGTAATACGCACATCGTGCTGATGACATCGGATCGGGGCCTGTGCGGCGGCTTTAATACGCATCTAATTGAGACGGCAGAAGAGTTTGCCAATGAAAAATTGGGCCGGGGCCACAAAATCAGTTTCACGAATTTTGGCAAAAAAGGTCGGGATTGGTGCCGTAAACACAAGTTTCAGCGGGATAAGGAATATCTGGGGGTTGTCGGGGGCAGGTTCGGATTTAACGTGGCCTCTACTGCCGGCCAGGAGCTGATCAATGCATTTTTGAATGAATCCTATGATGAGGTTTATGTGGTATATGCCCAATTCAAGGGTATGGCCAGCCAGCCGCCAGCCATCAAACAGCTGCTGCCCATACCGGTGATTGAGCCCGGGGAAACCGCCGAGGCAGCCGACGAGAGCGCCCCGTATATGGCTGAGCATATCATTGAACCATCGCCGGATGAATTGTTAAATGAAATGCTGCCCAGAAACGTATATATTCAGTTGTACAATGCACTGCTTGAAACCTCGACCAGTGAGCATGCCGCACGAATGAAGGCAATGGATAACGCCACCCAGGCATGTGATGATATGATTGAGAGCCTGACCCTGACTTACAACAAGGCCCGGCAGGCGGCTATTACAATGGAACTGATGGATATTGTCGGCGGTGCCGAAGCATTAAAAGGTTAA
- the rodA gene encoding rod shape-determining protein RodA: protein MAIPARIKSFFMDGPAAVPFVDKIFSFLYFLMFDRRLIQYFDWGLLLIALLIAGIGLLLLYSAVQTSEIRSILYYKQMVWLSLGFLVMVAVFLFNYKHLDQWSLIIYIGCVGLLLLVFVFGKHVGGSTRWLAIGPFTLQPSEPVKLGVIIILAKYLASAVKPAGLDLKDLIPPMVLTGIPFLLVAAQPDLGTAGTIALIAATMVIFAKIERKTLVFFILVIAVTLPLGWNLLEPYQQERILTLIFPNRDPLGAGYHIRQSKIAVGSGMLFGKGYLDGTQKMLAFLPEQHTDFIFSVLAEEWGFVGSFAVLFLYLFLIAFGLNVAYACRDKFGAILAVGITAMFFWQVFTNIGMVIGIMPVVGMPLPLMSYGGSSILTSFIGLGLLMNISMRKFMKD, encoded by the coding sequence ATGGCAATACCCGCGCGCATCAAGTCTTTTTTCATGGACGGCCCGGCCGCCGTCCCATTTGTCGACAAAATTTTCTCGTTTTTATATTTCCTGATGTTTGACCGACGATTGATTCAGTACTTTGACTGGGGCCTTTTGCTGATTGCCCTGCTGATTGCCGGCATAGGGCTGCTGCTGCTCTATAGCGCCGTCCAGACCAGCGAGATCCGTAGTATTCTGTATTATAAGCAGATGGTATGGCTTTCTCTGGGGTTTCTGGTTATGGTTGCCGTGTTTTTATTTAACTATAAGCACCTGGACCAATGGTCCCTGATAATATATATAGGATGCGTGGGGCTGCTGCTGCTGGTCTTTGTTTTTGGCAAGCATGTCGGCGGATCCACCCGCTGGCTCGCCATCGGCCCATTTACTTTGCAGCCCTCTGAGCCGGTCAAGCTCGGTGTGATAATCATCCTGGCCAAATACCTTGCCAGTGCGGTCAAGCCGGCGGGGCTTGATTTGAAAGACTTGATTCCCCCGATGGTACTAACCGGCATCCCCTTCCTATTGGTGGCCGCCCAGCCGGACCTGGGCACCGCGGGCACCATTGCTTTAATCGCTGCAACCATGGTTATTTTTGCCAAAATTGAACGAAAAACCCTGGTTTTTTTTATCCTGGTGATTGCCGTGACCCTGCCGCTGGGATGGAATCTATTGGAGCCTTATCAGCAGGAGCGCATTCTGACACTTATTTTTCCCAACCGCGATCCGCTGGGTGCCGGCTATCATATCCGGCAATCCAAAATTGCCGTGGGCTCGGGCATGCTGTTTGGCAAGGGCTATTTAGACGGCACGCAGAAGATGCTTGCCTTTTTGCCGGAGCAGCATACGGACTTCATCTTTTCGGTTCTGGCCGAAGAATGGGGGTTTGTGGGGTCCTTTGCCGTACTGTTTCTCTATCTGTTTTTGATTGCTTTCGGGCTTAATGTCGCCTATGCGTGCCGGGATAAATTCGGGGCTATTTTGGCGGTCGGTATTACGGCCATGTTTTTCTGGCAGGTATTTACCAACATCGGGATGGTGATCGGCATCATGCCGGTGGTCGGCATGCCGCTGCCGCTGATGAGCTATGGGGGGTCCTCCATACTTACCAGCTTTATCGGGCTGGGACTGCTAATGAATATTAGTATGCGAAAATTCATGAAAGATTAG
- the atpH gene encoding ATP synthase F1 subunit delta → MRSSAIARRYAKALMLIAKDDGQAETYREELDGFIELFDQQEELEPMITNPLYSAENRRKVFTAVIDAVKISNVMRSFLILLFNKGRIPYIRQIAANYNKLADELKGIVRANLVSATELSDEKFEEIRNALSKMTGKDVVLESEQDPSIIGGVVTKIGDLVLDGSIKTQLENMRESLKRGERV, encoded by the coding sequence GTGAGAAGTTCTGCGATTGCCAGACGTTATGCAAAAGCCTTGATGCTGATCGCCAAGGATGACGGACAGGCTGAAACCTACAGGGAGGAGCTCGATGGATTTATCGAGCTGTTTGATCAACAGGAAGAGCTTGAGCCGATGATCACCAATCCTTTGTACAGCGCCGAGAATCGGCGGAAGGTGTTTACAGCGGTAATTGATGCGGTGAAAATCTCAAATGTGATGCGCTCATTTTTGATCCTGCTGTTCAATAAGGGGCGTATTCCCTATATTCGCCAGATAGCCGCCAACTATAACAAGCTGGCGGATGAGCTGAAAGGCATCGTGCGGGCCAATCTGGTTTCGGCCACCGAACTGTCCGATGAAAAATTCGAAGAAATCCGCAATGCGCTCTCAAAGATGACCGGGAAAGACGTTGTGTTGGAGTCAGAACAGGATCCGAGCATTATTGGCGGGGTTGTCACCAAAATCGGGGATCTGGTTCTGGATGGAAGTATAAAGACGCAGTTGGAAAATATGAGAGAATCATTAAAAAGGGGTGAGAGGGTCTAA
- a CDS encoding F0F1 ATP synthase subunit epsilon, giving the protein MAENIKLEVVTPEKYVVSEDAQIVMAPGSLGEFGVLRGHTPFLTSLRIGRLHYKDTSGKERELFVSGGFAEALPDRVTVLAESAERRSEIDLDRAKAALERAQTRMAEEKAENINFERARTAMYRAMERIELAETSRG; this is encoded by the coding sequence ATGGCTGAAAATATAAAGCTTGAGGTGGTAACACCGGAAAAGTACGTGGTCAGCGAGGATGCCCAGATCGTGATGGCACCCGGCTCTTTAGGGGAATTTGGTGTTTTGCGCGGACATACGCCCTTTTTAACGTCCCTTAGAATCGGCCGGCTGCATTATAAGGATACCAGCGGCAAAGAGCGTGAGCTGTTTGTCAGCGGCGGCTTTGCAGAGGCCCTGCCGGACCGGGTCACCGTGCTTGCCGAATCAGCGGAGCGCCGCAGCGAAATCGATCTTGACCGGGCAAAAGCGGCCCTGGAAAGGGCCCAAACAAGAATGGCGGAAGAAAAGGCAGAGAATATTAATTTTGAACGCGCCCGCACTGCCATGTACCGGGCGATGGAGCGTATCGAACTCGCTGAAACCAGTCGCGGTTGA
- a CDS encoding ATPase: MVSIDYTLIIQIINFVVLIWALNLVLYRPIRGIINQRTEKVEGLETGIERFEQDVVDKDQAIKDGLKEARAKGVEEKVTLENEARALEKEKIEEINERARQDLAKVREQIARDMESARQSLEAEVDKFADDISQKILGRAV; the protein is encoded by the coding sequence ATGGTAAGTATCGACTACACGCTCATCATTCAGATCATCAATTTTGTTGTATTGATATGGGCGTTAAACCTTGTTCTTTACCGGCCCATTCGGGGAATTATCAACCAACGGACTGAAAAAGTAGAAGGGCTTGAAACGGGTATCGAGCGTTTTGAACAGGATGTGGTCGACAAGGATCAGGCCATCAAGGACGGACTGAAAGAGGCCCGGGCCAAAGGGGTTGAGGAAAAGGTGACCCTTGAAAATGAGGCCAGGGCCCTTGAAAAAGAAAAGATCGAGGAGATCAATGAAAGAGCCCGCCAGGATCTGGCCAAAGTCCGGGAACAGATTGCCAGAGACATGGAATCGGCCCGGCAGTCCTTGGAGGCTGAGGTGGATAAATTTGCTGATGATATCAGCCAGAAAATTCTGGGGAGGGCGGTTTAA
- the atpA gene encoding F0F1 ATP synthase subunit alpha, protein MEIKAEEISQIIKDQIQEFDKKVELSETGVVLSVGDGIARVYGLEQVQALELVEFPNGVLGLAMNLEEDNVGVAIMGEDTEIKEGAIVKRTGRIAEVPVGDAVLGRVVSAVGEPLDGKGPIEASETRRVEKVAPGVIDRKSVHEPCYTGLKAIDAMTPVGRGQRELIIGDRQIGKTAVAVDAILAQKDTDVYCIYVACGQKKSSVAQVVAVLEKYGAMEYTTVVAACASDPATQQYVAPYAGCAMGEYFRDNGKHALIIYDDLSKQAAAYRQVSLLMRRPPGREAYPGDIFYNHSRLLERASKLNDELGAGSLTALPIIETQAGDVSAYIPTNVISITDGQIYLEPALFFAGVRPAINVGLSVSRVGGAAQEKAMKQVAGTLRLDLAQYRELESFAAFGSDLDAATQKQLTRGERLVEILKQPQYQPLPLEKQVSIIYAGTKGYLDNLPLGVLAKYEAGLYQFIESRYPDILEGLQEKRELTDEIDQKMQKAFEEYGDEFKDTIK, encoded by the coding sequence ATGGAAATAAAAGCCGAAGAAATCAGTCAAATTATTAAGGATCAGATTCAGGAATTTGACAAGAAGGTTGAACTGAGTGAAACCGGCGTGGTCTTATCCGTTGGTGACGGCATCGCCCGCGTTTATGGACTCGAGCAGGTTCAGGCACTCGAACTTGTTGAATTTCCAAATGGTGTGCTCGGATTGGCAATGAACCTTGAGGAAGACAATGTGGGTGTTGCCATTATGGGTGAAGACACTGAGATCAAGGAAGGCGCCATTGTCAAGCGGACCGGCCGCATTGCCGAGGTCCCGGTGGGCGATGCCGTTCTTGGCCGCGTGGTCTCAGCTGTCGGTGAACCGCTTGACGGCAAGGGGCCGATCGAAGCCAGCGAGACACGGCGGGTTGAAAAAGTAGCGCCCGGTGTTATCGACCGAAAAAGCGTTCATGAACCCTGTTATACCGGTCTTAAGGCCATCGACGCCATGACACCGGTTGGCCGCGGGCAGCGCGAGCTGATCATCGGCGACCGCCAGATCGGAAAAACCGCTGTGGCCGTTGATGCCATTCTGGCCCAGAAAGATACCGACGTCTATTGTATCTATGTGGCCTGCGGCCAGAAGAAATCATCCGTCGCCCAGGTTGTGGCGGTGCTTGAGAAATACGGCGCCATGGAGTATACTACTGTTGTTGCCGCCTGCGCCAGTGACCCGGCCACCCAGCAGTATGTCGCGCCATATGCCGGATGCGCTATGGGCGAGTATTTTCGGGATAACGGCAAGCACGCCCTGATTATCTATGACGACCTTTCCAAACAGGCGGCCGCCTATCGCCAGGTATCCCTGCTGATGCGACGTCCGCCCGGCCGTGAAGCCTATCCCGGCGATATTTTCTACAACCACTCCCGCCTGCTCGAGCGCGCGTCGAAATTAAATGACGAACTGGGCGCCGGCTCCCTGACCGCACTTCCAATCATTGAGACACAGGCCGGCGACGTTTCCGCATATATTCCCACAAACGTTATTTCAATTACCGACGGGCAGATTTATCTGGAACCCGCGCTTTTCTTTGCCGGTGTGCGGCCCGCCATTAACGTTGGGCTTTCGGTTTCCCGGGTCGGCGGTGCCGCCCAGGAAAAAGCCATGAAGCAGGTCGCGGGTACACTTCGCCTCGATCTGGCCCAATACCGGGAGCTTGAATCATTTGCCGCTTTTGGCTCCGACCTGGATGCCGCCACCCAGAAGCAGCTCACCCGGGGTGAGCGCCTGGTTGAAATTTTGAAGCAGCCGCAGTATCAGCCGTTGCCGCTTGAAAAACAGGTGTCCATCATTTATGCCGGTACCAAGGGCTATCTGGACAATCTGCCGTTGGGTGTGCTGGCCAAATATGAAGCCGGGCTCTATCAGTTTATTGAATCCCGCTATCCGGATATTTTGGAAGGCCTCCAAGAAAAGCGAGAGCTCACGGACGAAATTGATCAGAAAATGCAGAAGGCATTCGAAGAGTATGGGGATGAATTCAAGGACACAATCAAATAA
- the atpD gene encoding F0F1 ATP synthase subunit beta has protein sequence MAENIGKITQVLGPVVDVEFEQGKLPEMMTALLITNPTINDEEDNLVVEVAQHLGDNVVRTIAMDVTDGLVRGARVKDTGSPIKMPVGEAALGRVLNVVGRPVDGLGPVDSQKMMPIHRLAPKFTEQDTSVNVLETGVKVIDLLVPFPRGGKMGLFGGAGVGKTVIMMEMVNNIAMQHGGISVFAGVGERTREGNDLYHEMKDSGVLPKASLVYGQMTEPPGARARVALSALTEAEYYRDEEGQDVLIFIDNIFRFTQAGQEVSSLLGRMPSAVGYQPTLAVELGELQERITSTDKGSITAVQCVYVPADDLTDPAPATTFAHLDGTVVLSRQIAELGIYPAVDPLDSTSRILDAAYIGEEHYSVAREVQQILQKYKELQDIIAILGMEELSDEDKITVGRARKMQRFLSQPFHVAETFTGLKGAYVKIEDTVRGFKEIVDGKHDDLPEQSFYLVGTIEEAVEKAKKMSSE, from the coding sequence ATGGCAGAAAACATCGGGAAAATTACACAGGTATTGGGACCTGTTGTCGACGTAGAGTTCGAACAGGGAAAACTCCCTGAAATGATGACCGCGCTTCTCATTACCAATCCCACCATTAACGATGAAGAAGACAATTTGGTAGTGGAAGTTGCCCAGCATTTGGGCGATAATGTGGTTCGAACCATCGCAATGGATGTTACAGATGGTCTGGTTCGGGGCGCTCGGGTTAAGGATACGGGCAGTCCGATCAAAATGCCGGTTGGCGAGGCGGCCCTTGGCCGGGTTTTAAACGTTGTCGGGCGACCGGTGGACGGTTTGGGGCCTGTTGACAGCCAGAAAATGATGCCGATTCATCGGCTGGCGCCAAAATTCACCGAGCAGGACACATCGGTTAATGTGCTGGAAACCGGGGTCAAGGTTATTGACCTGCTGGTTCCGTTCCCCCGCGGTGGTAAGATGGGACTTTTCGGGGGTGCCGGTGTCGGCAAAACCGTCATCATGATGGAAATGGTCAACAATATCGCCATGCAGCACGGCGGTATTTCTGTGTTTGCCGGTGTCGGGGAAAGGACCCGGGAAGGAAATGACCTCTATCACGAAATGAAAGACTCAGGTGTTCTGCCGAAAGCCTCCCTGGTTTACGGCCAGATGACCGAGCCGCCGGGTGCCCGGGCCCGGGTGGCGCTTTCCGCTTTGACAGAAGCCGAATACTATCGGGATGAAGAGGGGCAGGACGTGTTGATCTTTATCGACAACATCTTCCGGTTTACCCAGGCCGGCCAGGAAGTCTCCTCGCTGCTCGGTCGTATGCCTTCGGCGGTCGGTTATCAGCCCACGCTGGCGGTTGAACTCGGTGAGCTTCAGGAACGGATCACCTCCACGGACAAGGGCTCGATTACCGCGGTTCAGTGTGTGTACGTCCCGGCAGACGACTTGACCGACCCGGCGCCGGCGACCACCTTCGCCCACTTGGACGGAACGGTGGTTCTTTCCCGGCAGATTGCAGAGCTTGGGATTTATCCCGCAGTGGACCCCCTGGACTCCACCTCCCGGATTCTTGATGCGGCCTACATCGGCGAAGAGCATTACTCAGTGGCCCGTGAGGTTCAGCAGATTCTTCAGAAATACAAAGAGCTTCAGGATATTATTGCTATTTTGGGTATGGAGGAGCTCTCTGATGAGGATAAAATCACGGTGGGCCGCGCCCGGAAAATGCAGCGCTTTCTGTCTCAGCCCTTTCATGTGGCCGAAACTTTTACCGGTTTGAAGGGGGCCTATGTAAAAATCGAGGATACGGTTCGCGGGTTTAAGGAAATCGTCGATGGCAAGCATGATGATCTGCCCGAACAATCCTTCTATCTGGTCGGCACCATTGAGGAAGCGGTTGAAAAAGCCAAGAAAATGTCTTCTGAATAA
- the atpF gene encoding F0F1 ATP synthase subunit B, whose amino-acid sequence MTLKGVLRQSRPLLTTLLLCLLLILPTAVLAASGGDGGGGWQATDTYRVMNFAVLLALLIFLLRKPASQFLSGRIKGIQEQLADLEEKKKAAEKKLAEYNERLAKLTEESEQIIEQYKKQGEAAREKILKEAEASAAKLEEQARRTIDHEFNQAKKQLEVDVLEKAFAKAEEKLKSRITEDDQSQLIDEYLNEVVKK is encoded by the coding sequence ATGACATTGAAAGGGGTATTGCGCCAATCACGACCACTGCTTACTACTTTGCTGCTATGCCTGCTGCTTATTCTGCCAACCGCGGTCCTCGCTGCAAGCGGCGGTGATGGCGGCGGCGGATGGCAAGCCACCGACACCTACCGGGTCATGAATTTTGCCGTCCTGCTTGCCCTGTTGATTTTCCTCCTGCGAAAACCTGCCTCTCAATTTTTAAGCGGCCGCATTAAAGGGATTCAGGAACAATTAGCGGATCTTGAGGAAAAAAAGAAGGCAGCCGAGAAAAAGTTGGCGGAATATAACGAACGGTTGGCCAAACTCACCGAAGAATCTGAACAGATCATCGAGCAGTATAAAAAACAGGGCGAAGCGGCCCGGGAAAAAATTCTCAAGGAAGCCGAAGCCTCTGCCGCCAAATTGGAGGAGCAGGCCCGCCGGACCATTGATCACGAATTCAATCAGGCCAAAAAGCAGCTTGAGGTCGATGTGCTTGAAAAGGCGTTTGCCAAAGCTGAGGAGAAGCTTAAAAGTCGCATTACAGAAGACGACCAGAGCCAACTAATTGATGAATACTTAAATGAGGTGGTGAAAAAGTGA
- a CDS encoding NTP transferase domain-containing protein: MDSKPDNIAAIILAAGKGTRMKSDKAKVLHPLAGRPIISYVLSTAVNICGRNIVVVIGDQADAVRQTVAEAADVWFAHQHEQLGTGHAVQCALPELSPNIENVLILCGDVPLITEQTLNALMRAHLHAQNAVTLLGVDLDNPHGYGRLVTDQRGHVIRIVEEADATESEKGISTINSGIYCIHRGFLEQTIARLESNNAQNELYLTDLVEIAVSNNAPVGMMRAKEPSELLGINTVADLKQVEALMGDL; this comes from the coding sequence ATGGACTCGAAACCCGATAATATTGCAGCCATTATCCTGGCAGCCGGTAAAGGCACCCGGATGAAATCGGATAAAGCCAAGGTGCTTCATCCGCTGGCCGGCCGGCCCATTATCAGCTATGTTCTTTCAACCGCAGTCAATATATGCGGGCGAAATATCGTTGTTGTCATCGGCGATCAAGCTGATGCGGTCCGGCAAACGGTGGCTGAGGCAGCGGATGTATGGTTTGCCCATCAACATGAACAGCTCGGCACCGGTCATGCCGTGCAGTGTGCGCTGCCGGAGCTTTCCCCGAATATTGAGAATGTGCTGATTCTATGCGGGGATGTGCCGCTGATTACCGAACAGACGCTTAATGCGTTGATGCGTGCCCATTTACATGCGCAGAATGCAGTGACCCTTTTGGGCGTAGACCTTGACAATCCTCATGGATATGGGCGCCTGGTCACGGATCAAAGGGGCCATGTCATCCGAATCGTTGAGGAGGCTGATGCGACGGAATCAGAAAAAGGCATCTCAACGATAAACTCCGGAATATATTGCATTCACCGGGGCTTTCTGGAGCAGACCATTGCCCGCCTGGAATCGAACAATGCGCAGAACGAGCTTTATCTGACCGATCTGGTTGAAATCGCTGTCTCGAATAACGCACCGGTTGGCATGATGAGAGCCAAGGAACCATCCGAACTGCTGGGTATTAATACGGTGGCGGACCTGAAACAAGTGGAGGCCTTGATGGGCGATTTATAA
- a CDS encoding DUF362 domain-containing protein has protein sequence MASNVFFIDFKASYKENFITKLKGLMDKAGMPKCIKKRDLVALKLHFGELGNTAFIRPVYIRHIVDAIKAAGASPFLTDANTLYAGSRGNAVDHLKTATENGFAYSVVNAPLVIADGLRGKSETAVAVDQKNCKAVYIGSEIIEADALISVAHFKGHELSGFGGAIKNVGMGCASRRGKMDQHSGVSPKVKQKKCVGCGECALHCAQEAIYFVEEKAKINPEKCVGCGECILVCETGAVQIQWNQSIPRFLEYMAEYTHGILKDKPDKSFFINFINHVSPACDCPPYNDAPIVRDIGIAASTDPVALDQACVDLVNQEPALPDSCIKHNQGPGEDKFKGLYPKVDWPIQLDYAEEIGLGTRAYELIRL, from the coding sequence ATGGCCAGCAATGTATTTTTTATCGATTTCAAAGCGTCCTATAAGGAAAACTTCATCACCAAATTAAAAGGCCTCATGGATAAGGCCGGGATGCCGAAATGCATCAAAAAACGGGATCTGGTCGCGCTGAAGCTCCACTTCGGCGAACTGGGCAATACCGCATTTATCCGGCCCGTCTATATCCGGCACATCGTTGACGCCATTAAGGCCGCGGGCGCCTCTCCGTTCCTGACAGATGCGAACACCCTCTATGCCGGCTCGCGGGGCAATGCGGTGGATCACCTGAAGACGGCAACGGAAAACGGATTCGCCTATTCGGTGGTTAATGCGCCGCTGGTAATTGCCGACGGACTGCGGGGCAAGTCGGAAACCGCGGTTGCCGTTGATCAAAAAAACTGCAAGGCCGTCTATATTGGCTCGGAAATTATTGAGGCGGATGCGCTGATTTCTGTTGCCCACTTTAAAGGCCATGAGCTATCCGGCTTTGGCGGGGCCATTAAGAATGTGGGCATGGGCTGCGCCTCAAGACGCGGAAAAATGGATCAGCATTCGGGTGTTTCGCCCAAGGTGAAGCAGAAAAAATGTGTGGGCTGCGGGGAATGCGCCCTGCACTGCGCCCAGGAAGCCATTTATTTTGTGGAGGAAAAAGCCAAAATCAATCCGGAAAAATGTGTGGGCTGCGGGGAATGCATTCTGGTTTGCGAAACCGGCGCGGTTCAAATCCAATGGAATCAGTCCATCCCCCGATTTCTGGAATACATGGCGGAGTATACCCATGGGATATTAAAGGATAAGCCGGATAAGAGCTTTTTCATCAATTTTATTAACCATGTCTCGCCTGCCTGCGACTGTCCCCCATATAACGATGCCCCGATTGTCCGGGACATCGGGATCGCCGCCTCAACCGATCCGGTGGCCCTGGATCAGGCCTGCGTGGATCTGGTCAACCAGGAACCCGCGCTGCCCGATTCCTGCATCAAGCACAACCAGGGCCCCGGAGAGGATAAATTCAAGGGGCTTTACCCGAAAGTGGACTGGCCGATTCAACTCGATTATGCAGAAGAAATCGGCCTGGGCACACGGGCATATGAACTGATAAGACTCTGA
- a CDS encoding acyl-CoA dehydrogenase family protein: MLDFQLTDQQVELQQKARKFALEHVLPVAAYYDEIDEVPLKVLRAAYDAGISSMDIPEQYGGKGYGIVEGVLVTEEIAAACPGIATSVFDNSLGMEPLILSENETAKQKYLPKIANEFKLISFATSEPTMGSDVSGIRCKATPDGEDYVLNGTKYWVTNGGIADYYSIFATTDPKSQHKGICAFLVERDWEGVKVGKTIPKMGQRCSNTVGIHFDNVRVPKENVLAEPGQGFYLAMKTFSRTRPAIGAFSVGAARSAMEYAIDYVKKRQAFGSKIANFQSLQFKIAEMYQKVETSRLLTWKAAWEADKGIDPTINASIAKMYASEAALEVANEALQIFGGYGYTKMFPIEKLLRDTRLFRIYEGTSEVQRLIVSGHAMHTYQPVMPALEDLPLHIEREPDTVNQPNDAETTAWRCRMCGYVHYGEEPPEQCPYCFFPKTAFKNTAEKAE; this comes from the coding sequence ATGCTTGATTTTCAGTTAACGGATCAGCAGGTGGAATTGCAGCAAAAGGCGCGTAAATTTGCTCTTGAGCATGTTTTGCCGGTGGCTGCGTATTACGATGAAATCGATGAGGTGCCCTTGAAAGTGCTTCGGGCCGCCTATGACGCCGGTATTTCCAGCATGGACATTCCGGAACAATACGGCGGCAAAGGATATGGCATCGTTGAAGGCGTGCTTGTCACCGAAGAGATTGCCGCCGCCTGCCCGGGCATTGCCACGTCCGTGTTTGACAACTCCCTCGGCATGGAGCCCTTGATCTTATCCGAAAATGAAACGGCCAAACAAAAATACCTTCCGAAAATCGCAAATGAATTCAAGCTGATCAGTTTTGCCACCTCTGAGCCCACCATGGGCTCCGATGTGTCCGGCATCCGCTGCAAAGCCACCCCGGATGGAGAGGATTATGTTTTAAACGGCACCAAATACTGGGTGACCAACGGCGGGATTGCGGACTACTATTCCATTTTTGCCACCACCGATCCCAAGTCCCAGCATAAAGGCATCTGCGCGTTTCTGGTGGAGCGGGACTGGGAAGGCGTCAAGGTGGGGAAAACCATCCCTAAAATGGGTCAGCGCTGCTCCAACACCGTAGGCATCCATTTTGATAATGTGCGCGTGCCCAAGGAGAATGTGCTGGCTGAACCGGGGCAGGGGTTTTACCTGGCCATGAAGACGTTTTCCCGCACGCGCCCGGCCATCGGGGCGTTTTCTGTTGGCGCGGCCCGCTCGGCCATGGAATATGCCATTGATTATGTCAAAAAGCGCCAGGCCTTTGGCTCAAAGATCGCCAACTTCCAATCGCTTCAGTTCAAAATCGCCGAGATGTATCAAAAAGTGGAGACATCCCGCCTGCTGACTTGGAAGGCCGCATGGGAGGCGGACAAGGGCATTGATCCGACCATTAATGCCTCCATTGCCAAGATGTATGCCTCGGAGGCTGCGCTTGAGGTGGCCAATGAGGCGCTTCAAATTTTCGGCGGCTACGGCTATACCAAGATGTTTCCCATAGAAAAACTGCTGCGCGATACCCGGCTTTTTCGTATTTACGAAGGCACCAGTGAAGTCCAGCGGCTGATCGTCTCGGGGCATGCGATGCACACCTATCAGCCGGTGATGCCGGCCCTGGAAGATTTGCCGCTGCACATTGAGCGGGAACCGGATACCGTAAATCAGCCGAATGATGCGGAAACAACTGCCTGGCGCTGCCGGATGTGCGGATATGTCCATTACGGTGAAGAGCCGCCCGAGCAATGCCCCTATTGCTTTTTCCCCAAAACAGCGTTTAAAAATACAGCGGAAAAAGCGGAATAG
- a CDS encoding cell division protein ZapB, protein MDIDDVMLQFDEIEQKVGKLVDQQKALEAKNAELAEKVETLEEELRKKTETENTYSEQKALIRSKIDGLLSKLNELSTNSAGR, encoded by the coding sequence TTGGATATCGATGATGTGATGCTCCAATTTGATGAGATTGAGCAGAAGGTCGGCAAGCTGGTGGATCAGCAGAAGGCGCTTGAAGCAAAGAATGCCGAGCTTGCCGAAAAGGTCGAAACATTAGAGGAAGAACTCAGAAAAAAAACTGAAACGGAAAATACATATTCAGAACAGAAGGCACTGATTCGGTCAAAAATTGATGGACTTTTGTCCAAGCTCAATGAGTTGAGTACGAATTCAGCAGGCAGGTAA